One window from the genome of Glycine soja cultivar W05 chromosome 12, ASM419377v2, whole genome shotgun sequence encodes:
- the LOC114377960 gene encoding probable histone H2A.3 gives MASHDKAQESSTTKKGISRSNKAGLQFPVGRVARYLKTGKYAERISSAAPVYLASVLEYLAAEVLELAGNAVMDNKKTRIMPRHIQLAVRNDEELNKLLGDVTIANGGVMPNIHSMLLPKKVGTSTSTFMGASVNDNDA, from the exons ATGGCGAGCCACGACAAAGCCCAAGAATCTAGCACAACCAAAAAGGGCATCTCGCGAAGCAACAAAGCTGGTCTCCAATTCCCTGTTGGTCGTGTTGCTCGATACCTTAAGACTGGCAAGTATGCTGAGCGTATCAGTTCTGCTGCTCCCGTGTATCTCGCCTCTGTTCTTGAATATCTTGCTGCTGAG GTTTTAGAGTTGGCCGGAAATGCTGTAATGGACAACAAGAAGACTCGAATTATGCCTCGCCATATCCAATTGGCAGTTAGGAATGATGAAGAGTTAAACAAGCTTCTCGGAGATGTGACCATCGCTAATGGTGGTGTGATGCCTAACATTCACAGCATGTTGCTTCCTAAGAAGGTTGGGACCTCGACCTCAACCTTTATGGGTGCTAGTGTCAATGACAATGAtgcttaa
- the LOC114378198 gene encoding formin-like protein 5, protein MAIQQYMGNGIIKVIFCIILTFNIMAIVSIEEKKTQEEFISQLFDPTSGLLTEDTAEVLWITCWEDFIHLKKEVGDLDLCLPKESYRKTNEISSEIGSIARENIQKLISSCYPHLKENVLHCLRKNNFPFNALKEEGDSKIWHVTYMGSLSSRRYLGQVFPQHVSEISIKEDESPKKNKPKEKDSNKKDKKKSKSSGSKDKNKNTSMAITIIVTILVAALLFLCCGSGRVRQNDERPLLSMSMNDYSVGSSSNNNPYKNSMKEEKIGFQSSSNTLVDDRKNSMMETQFAGVAASAATRPSFELKPPPGRVANNGVLPLKPPPGRPDLLPHESCSIKPFDNSIVPPPSPPPPPPTPPKPNSAGPPPPPPPSNGPRAPPPPPLRGKPGPRPSPPPRVGGGPPRTTPPFGSKVAKTQEEVGANSEGEVNATNKAKLKPFFWDKVQANSDQTMVWNQLKAGSFQFNEEMMETLFCYNTTPVEKSKGQQKKEASSPSASPQYIQIINSKKSQNLSILLKALNVTIEEVSEALLEGNELPTEFLQTLLKMAPTSEEELKLRLFNGNLAQLGPADRFLKALVDIPFAFKRMEALLYMGILQEELTGTRESFAILEVACKTLRSSRLFLKLLEAVLKTGNRMNDGTFRGGAQAFKLDTLLKLSDVKGVDGKTTLLHFVVQEIMRTEGIRAARMAKENHSFSSIKSEDLLEDISYESEDQYRELGLQVVSRLSSELENVKKAAALDADGLIGTTSRLGHGLIKTRDFVNKDLSNIDDDKGFHETVKSFVEKAEADVTSLLEEEKKIMALVKNTGDYFHGDSGKDEGLRLFVIVRDFLVMLDKVCKEIQNGPKKPVAKNVKREASNHSRKSSSSEIHPLPPDIRQRIFPAVVANRRMDGFSSDDESP, encoded by the exons ATGGCAATTCAACAATATATGGGTAATGGTATCATAAAGGTTATCTTTTGCATCATTTTGACTTTTAATATTATGGCAATAGTCAGCATtgaagagaagaaaactcaAGAAGAATTCATTAGCCAACTATTTGATCCAACATCTGGACTATTAACTGAGGACACG GCAGAGGTACTATGGATCACTTGCTGGGaagattttattcatttaaagaaAGAAGTTGGAGATCTTGACTTATGCCTCCCAAAGGAATCATAcagaaaaaccaatgaaattAGTTCAGAAATTGGTTCAATAGCCAGAGAAAACATCCAAAAATTGATTAGTTCATGTTATCCTCACTTAAAGGAAAATGTTCTTCAttgtttgagaaaaaataattttccattCAATGCTCTCAAGGAAGAGGGTGACTCCAAGATTTGGCATGTCACTTACATGGGATCACTTTCTTCTAGAAGATATTTGGGTCAAGTTTTTCCCCAGCACGTATCAGAAATATCAATCAAGGAAGATGAATCACCTAAAAAGAACAAGCCTAAGGAAAAAGACtctaataaaaaagacaaaaagaagTCGAAGTCTTCTGGctcaaaggataaaaacaaaaacacatctATGGCTATAACTATAATAGTGACAATTTTAGTTGCAGCATTGCTCTTTTTATGTTGTGGGAGTGGTCGAGTTAGACAAAATGATGAGAGGCCCCTTCTCAGCATGAGCATGAATGACTACTCAGTTG GTTCTTCTTCCAATAATAATCCATACAAAAATTCAATGAAAGAGGAGAAAATTGGGTTTCAATCATCAAGTAATACATTGGTTGATGACAGGAAGAACTCAATGATGGAAACTCAATTTGCAGGAGTTGCTGCTAGTGCTGCTACAAGACCATCATTTGAATTAAAGCCTCCTCCTGGGAGAGTAGCAAACAATGGAGTGCTTCCTTTGAAACCTCCTCCTGGAAGGCCTGATCTTCTTCCTCATGAGTCATGTTCAATTAAGCCTTTTGATAATTCCATtgttcctcctccttctcctcctcctcctcctcctacacCACCAAAGCCTAATAGTGCTGGCCCTCCACCTCCTCCACCTCCTAGCAATGGCCCTAGagctcctccaccaccaccacttagAGGCAAGCCTGGCCCTAGACCTTCACCACCTCCTAGAGTTGGTGGAGGTCCTCCAAGAACAACACCCCCTTTTGGTTCAAAGGTTGCTAAGACTCAGGAAGAAGTTGGAGCCAATTCTGAAGGTGAAGTTAATGCTACTAATAAAGCTAAGCTAAAGCCTTTTTTCTGGGATAAGGTTCAAGCTAACTCAGATCAAACAATGGTCTGGAATCAACTCAAAGCAGGATCATTCCA GTTTAATGAAGAAATGATGGAGACGCTTTTTTGCTATAATACTACGCCTGTGGAAAAAAGCAAAGGGCAACAAAAGAAAGAGGCTTCCTCCCCGTCAGCTTCACCTCAATATATACAGATCATTAACTCAAagaaatcacaaaatttatctattttattaaaagcaTTGAATGTGACAATAGAAGAAGTTTCTGAGGCACTTCTTGAAG GAAATGAGCTCCCCACAGAATTCCTTCAAACCTTATTGAAGATGGCACCAACATCAGAGGAAGAACTTAAGCTTAGACTTTTCAATGGTAATTTAGCCCAACTTGGGCCTGCAGATAGGTTCCTAAAAGCCCTAGTTGACATTCCATTTGCTTTTAAACGAATGGAAGCACTACTTTACATGGGTATTCTTCAAGAAGAACTCACTGGTACTCGAGAATCTTTTGCAATTTTAGAG GTTGCTTGCAAAACGCTGAGAAGCAGTAGATTGTTCCTCAAGCTTCTTGAAGCCGTTCTCAAAACCGGCAACCGTATGAACGATGGAACGTTCCGTGGCGGCGCACAAGCATTCAAACTCGACACACTGCTGAAACTATCTGATGTAAAAGGAGTAGATGGCAAGACCACTCTCCTACACTTCGTAGTTCAAGAGATAATGCGAACCGAGGGCATAAGAGCTGCACGCATGGCAAAAGAGAACCACAGTTTCTCTAGTATAAAATCGGAGGACCTTCTTGAAGACATTTCTTATGAATCAGAAGACCAATACCGCGAACTTGGTCTTCAAGTGGTTTCACGTTTGAGCAGTGAACTCGAGAATGTGAAGAAAGCAGCAGCTTTAGATGCTGATGGATTAATAGGAACAACTTCTAGACTAGGCCATGGACTCATAAAAACAAGAGATTTTGTAAACAAAGACCTAAGTAACATAGATGATGACAAAGGCTTTCATGAGACAGTGAAGAGTTTTGTGGAGAAAGCTGAGGCTGATGTCACGAGTTTactagaagaagagaagaaaatcatGGCCCTAGTCAAGAACACTGGTGATTACTTTCATGGGGACTCAGGGAAGGATGAAGGGTTGAGGTTGTTTGTAATAGTACGTGATTTCTTAGTAATGTTGGATAAGGTGTGCAAGGAGATTCAAAATGGACCAAAGAAGCCTGTAGCCAAAAATGTGAAGAGAGAAGCTTCTAATCATTCTAGAAAGTCGTCTTCCTCCGAAATTCATCCTCTTCCTCCTGATATTCGTCAGAGAATTTTTCCAGCAGTAGTGGCTAATAGAAGGATGGATGGCTTTAGTTCAGATGATGAGAGTCCTTAA
- the LOC114378016 gene encoding probable histone H2A.3: MAGRGKTLGSSAAKKATSRSSKAGLQFPVGRIARFLKAGKYAERVGAGAPVYLAAVLEYLAAEVLELAGNAARDNKKTRIVPRHIQLAVRNDEELSKLLGDVTIANGGVMPNIHNLLLPKKAGGSSKAAAADDDS; this comes from the exons ATGGCAGGTCGCGGCAAAACCCTAGGATCTAGCGCCGCCAAGAAGGCTACCTCAAGGAGCAGCAAAGCCGGCCTCCAATTCCCCGTCGGCCGTATCGCCCGTTTCCTCAAGGCCGGAAAATACGCTGAGCGTGTCGGCGCCGGCGCCCCTGTCTACCTCGCCGCCGTACTCGAATATCTCGCGGCTGAG GTTTTGGAATTGGCTGGAAACGCTGCGAGAGACAACAAGAAGACTCGAATTGTGCCGCGCCACATTCAATTGGCGGTGAGGAACGACGAGGAGTTGAGCAAGCTACTCGGTGACGTCACCATCGCTAACGGTGGCGTCATGCCTAACATTCACAATCTTCTCCTTCCCAAGAAGGCTGGTGGATCATCCAAGGCTGCTGCTGCAGACGATGACTCTTAA